Part of the Labilibaculum antarcticum genome, GCTATAGGTCGGGATGAAACACATAAAATTAGCGGGAGTTTAAAGTCAACACATTAATTTCTTTAGCAAAGTTGAAATAAGTAGCCCTATTGATAGGGATAAGCCTATTTCTAAATAAGCTATGTTCCTTGACTTTAGTGTCTTAATGTGCTAACTTCTTGTCTATTCACTAAAAGGAGGATAGAAGATGAGCGAGACACTTTATGAGAGATTAGGAGGAACAGAGGGAATAACAAAAATTGCCGGCAACGTGGTCGATTTGCATTTGGTAAATCCAGCGATAGCAACCCGGTTCGAGAATGCGAAGATGGATGTGGCCGCTTTGAAAAATGGTGCTGCCACTTTTTTTATTGCGGGTACCGGCGGACCTGTTGTGTACAAAGGATTGGATATGCTTGCCACACATAAAGGCTTAAATATTAGCGATACGGAGTTCTTGGCTGTACTATCCGATATGATGAAAGCCTTGGATATGAATAATATTGGTCAGCGGGAGAAAGAGGAGGTTATATTCGTACTGTACAGCATGAGAGAAGAAATAGTTGCTGTGTAAATTAATTTTTAATGATTGAAAATAGCGACTTATCTAAGTCGCTTAAATTTTTGATTCATAGGGGAATTGTAATCCCTTACTTCATGTATATTTCATTTTTACCCCTTACTGATTTTGTCTCAATAAAAAAGGGTTTTGCTTCATTATCAAATGCTTTCGCTGATCGTAAAGATAAATTTAACAGTTCCTAAATCTGTTATTTTTGAAAAATTTTGCGTCTAACTTCAGTCAATTGAAGTCCTTTTTTTTGGGTGTAATTTGTGTTTTTTAGGACTCCCAATAATTTACCCTTGCTATCGCACGATGCTATTGTCTGGTTTTGACTTATTATATGGTCGCGATACAATCGCGCATCAGGAAGGGCATTTTTCTTGTATCAGTTTCTAATGCGATCAATTAAAGCCTGCATCTCCTTTATTGCTTTTACTTTAGGACGCATCATATTTGTATTTGGACTTGTATTCGGAATAACCTGTTTTACTTGCACTTGTACTTTTACTTGCTGTTGTGCTTTGAATTGTGCTTTGATTCTGGCTTGGTTTTCCCTTTCTTCTCTTTTCTGTACAATTAATGCTAACTTTTTTAAGCCTTTTACCCTTTTTTCTTCTTTTAATTCTTCAATCTGCTCATTTTTTAAATTGTAATAATCTTGAATGATATCTTCTGCATCCTCTTGTCGAAGTTGAAAATTTTCTTGTTTATTAACAAGAAATGAGAAAAACTCAGTAAGGGTTTTGTGTTCTTTACTCATGAAGTTTTGTTTAAATGGAGGTAATATTAATAGATAAATTCTTTAGGAATGATTCTATTGAAGTTTACAATATTAATATTGTTTCGTTTGATTACCCGAATGTGGCAATTTTTTTTGTAATAAAAAATAATGTTGCCATACCATTAGCTGAATTTAAGGTAATTAATATTCATTGTAGTCAATACTCTTGATACCCGCACAACTTTATTCTGTCCTTATTACTTATTAAATGTTATGCAATACAATCGCTCAGCAGATGGGATAAAATACTTTTCCCGATGCTTTGGGATCAACGCTCAAGATAATTTAACTTTTTGTTTCCAACGGTATTTTCACTGTGAATTCAAACAGTTGTTATCTCAATTATTTCTGAAATATTTTGCGTGTCACTTCAGACAATTGAAGTCCTTTTTCTTTGGTGTAATTTGTGTTTTTAGGGCTTCCAATAATTTGCGACGAATAAACGCCTGAATGTCCTGAAAATAGATAGGAGGTACTGCAGGCAATTGCAAGAAAAACGCCGGCTTCGGCACCAAATAATTCAAGTCCCATTACAGTGCAGGCCAAGGGTGTGTTTGTAGCTCCTGCGAAAACAGCAACAAAGCCCATTCCGGTCAGTAAGCTCATAGGCAGTGGAATGAACCAAATTAAAACATTGCCTAGTGCGGCACCTATGTAGAACAAAGGGGTTACTTCGCCACCTTTAAAACCGGCACCCAATGTAAAAGAGGTGAATAGTACTTTAAGTAAAAAGTCGTATGAATTTAGGTTGATCGTAAAGGAATCGGCAATGGTCGGAAGACCCAATCCAATATATTTTGTTGTTCCAAGTGCATAAATTGCAATCGCCAAAACGATACCACCAATTACCGGACGAAAGGGAGGATACTTTATGTACTTCGCAAATAAATGACTCCAAAAATGAGTTGATTTTGAGAAAAGCATTGCAACCAGTCCAAAAATAATGCCTGCGAGAAGGGACCAAAGTAAATTTTCGGGGCTCATTTCAACAACAGAGCTGATGGAATAATGAGAATGAGAAACGCCCCAAATCCGACAAAAGTAATCGGCTAAAATGGCGGCCATAAAACTGGGTATGATGGCATCCAGTCTGATTCTTCCTAGAACCAAAACTTCGAGTGCAAAAATCCCACCTGCCAATGGTGTTCCAAAAACCGATGCAAATCCAGCACTAATACCAGCAATCAATACAATTTTACGATCTATTTTCGAGAAGTTAAATACTTTCGTAAAACGATCGGCGATAGCCCCGCCCACTTGGACTGCTGTTCCTTCTCGACCAGCCGAACCGCCAAACAAATGAGTTAAAATAGTTCCAAAAAGAACCAAGGGTACCATTCTAAATGGAATAATTTTTTTGGGAGAATGAAATTCTTCAAGTAGTAAATTATTGCCTTTAACAACACTGTTTCCGTATAAATGATACGACAAGCCAATAATAAAACCACCTACAGGAAGCAGGGCTATGATCCAAAGGTGACTTTCTCTCCAATCTGTTACCCATTCAAGACTTAAAAGGAAAAATGCAGAAATACTACCAGCTATAGCGCCCAGAAATGTGCAGATTAACAGCCACTTGATCAGGTAATACAAGGAAGGGATTTGCTCAATTGAGCCAATGAATTTTATGAATTTATTGTTTCTCATTTTCAATAGGTATGAATGATTCTATAATGGGAGTAAGCATTATTTAGAAGAATCATTAATTGTAAGGACACGGTTTTTGGCAGATCTATTTTTTTAATAAGGCAACAAAAATAATACAATAATTAGATTGTAAAGTGCTTTTAGACATATTAAAGCAGGATAAATTTTTAAAGTTATTTTGATTGGAGCATCATGCTTGTCGCTAAGCATAAATTATTGATAATGAAACTGAAATTGTCATCTTGTTTGTTTTTTCTGATTCTTTTTGGCTCTGCCTTCAGAAACTGAGGCGAGATTGACAAGCTGGGGGGTGTTAAAATAGCTTCGTGAGAATATGCATAATAGAAAAAATGAATGTAATTTTGCGGGCCAACAACCAAACACGATTTCTATAAATCCATTTATAATTGAAAGTAATTTTATGGTAAAGAAGATTTTACTATTGGGCTCAGGTGAGCTGGGAAAAGAATTTGTTATTGCAGCTCAACGATTGGGACAAAATGTTGTGGCAGTCGATAGTCACGAAGGAGCTCCGGCGATGCAGGTTGCCGATTTGTTTGAGGTGATTGATATGCTGAATGGGGATGCTCTTGATAAAGTGGTAGCCAAGCACAAACCCGATTTAATTGTACCGGAAATTGAAGCGATACGTACCGAACGATTTTACGATTACGAGAAACAGGGCATTCAGGTGGTACCAAGTGCGAAAGCAGCTAACTTCACTATGGATCGAAGAGCGATTCGCGATTTGGCAGCAAAAGATTTGGGAATCAGAACTGCAAAATATTTGTATGCCGGTTCATTAGAGGAGATGTATACTGTGGTGGAAGAGGTTGGAATGCCTTGCGTGGTGAAACCATTAATGTCATCATCAGGTAAAGGCCAATCGATAATTAAGTGTGAGGCTGATATTGAAAAGGCATGGAATATAGCCGGTTCTAAAGGTCGTGGTGATTCTGGTGATGTGATTGTAGAAGCATTCGTAAAATTCACTTCTGAGATTACCTTACTAACGGTGAGTCAGAAGAACGGGCCAACTTTATTTTGCCCTCCAATAGGTCATATTCAAGAACGTGGCGATTATCAGCAAAGCTGGCAGCCAGCAGTAATTTCTGATGCAGATGTAAAAGCGGCACAGGATATGGCCAGGAAAGTAACCCAGGAATTGGGTGGTGCCGGTCTTTGGGGTGTTGAGTTCTTTATTTGCGAAGATGGAGTTGTCTTTTCGGAATTATCACCTCGTCCGCACGATACTGGAATGGTTACTCTTGCAGGCACTCAAAATTTTAGTGAATTTGAATTGCATTGTCGGGCCGTATTAGGTTTGCCTATTCCTGAAATCACCTTGGAAAGAGTAGGAGCAAGTGCTGTTATTCTTGCACATAAAGAAGGGACTAATCCATATTTCGAAGGTTTGGAGAAAGCGGCAATCTATCCAAAATCAGATTTACGTTTGTTTGGGAAACCAACCAGTCGTGAATACCGAAGAATGGGCATAACACTAGCCTACAATTCTATCGGTACCGATGTTTTTATTTGCGTAGATCAGGCCAAAGAAATGGCTGCACTCGTTACAGTGAAGAATAAATAGGATAAAAGAGTCTTGAATAGTCTCGAAAAGTCTAGAAGAGTCAAATAGTCCAACAGTCGAAAGTCTATAAAATAAAAGAGGATGTTCATTAATTTGAGCATCCTCTTCTTTATTCTGATTTGGATAAATGCTTCGGTGCTCTGCACCTAAGTAATAAATGTTTGTTTTTTTTTAGAAAACAGATTTGATTCGGGGATTGCTGATCGGGCGTTATTCGGGGCACGAATTAACCATGGAAAGCCATACAGCATCCGAGAAGCTTGATTCTTTTGCTTACTTTTCTCATTTAAGGAGAAAAGTAAGAGCCCGTCTGGCTTGAAGACAAATAAAAAATATGTAGAGGATGTTCATTAATTTGAGCATCCTCTTCTTTATTCTGATTCGGATAATTGCTTCGGTGCTCTGCACCTTTATTCGTTTGTCTTATAAATTTTCTACAAATACTGCGGTGCTCTGCACCTAAAAAATAAATGAGTATTATTTTGCAGAATAATGATGAGTAGGGGATTTGACATGGAGTCCGGAGACCGGGACCCTTTTAGAAGAAATTCGTTAAAAACAAAAATCTGTTTGAGCGAAGTGAGTTTTTTTTGTTTAGAATTTATTCTATTAAAGGGTGGTTGAGGACGTTGTCAATGATTTTTTGTCTACTTTTTCATCCAAGGAAAAAGTAGAAGCCCGTCTGGCTTGAAGACAGATAAGAAATACAAAGAGGATGTTCATTAATTTGAGCATTCTCTTTTTTATTCTGATTTGGATAATTGCTTCGGTGCTCTGCACCTGAAAATTTAATCTAATCATTCGTCATCCTTAACAAAGTGAAGGATCTTGTCAGTAACAGATCCCTCGATACCTCGGGATGACATAACACTTGCAACTGCTAGCTATTTTTTATCGTAAGCATACCAATAGGCAGTTCCAACAAACAAAGCACCTCCAACGATATTGCCAAGTGTTGCAGGAATCAAGTTTTTCACCATAAAATCCATCCAGGTGATGTCTGAACTATAAAAAATAGCTGCAGTTTCAGAAAAGTTTTGCAAACTGGATTTAAGAAATGACTGAACCAGTCACAATAGAAGACATAAGTTCCGATTAAAAAGCGTGATTATTTAACAAGAAGGCAAAATTATTATAATAAATCCAACCAAAATTAATTTCATCTCGTACTAGTTCATAATTGAAAATTAACTGTTAATTATAAAATAATTTTGTATTATGAAGAACTGTGTTTTTATTTCCTTTTGTATACTCATTTCGTTTTGTACTTCTTCTTGTTCCAGTGAGGATGGTTTATCTAAAACCGATTATTATAATCTTTCAAATTTACCTCTCGATACAGGAGGAATTCATTCGGGTCACATATTGGCAGAAGCGAATACACCCTATGGTTACTATGCTTATCAGCCCGCAGGATACGATGATGATAACGATTCAATGTATCCATTACTGATTTTCTTGCATGGTTCCGGAGAAACTGGCAATAGTTTCAAACATCCGGAATATTTGGAGCGAATTCTTGTAAATGGTCCTCCTGAAATGATAGAAAATGGAAATTGGGCCCCAAAATATCCTATGCTGGTTATTTCTCCTCAATGTCATGATGATGGTTGGCAGACTGATAAAATAAAACGTTTTGTAGAGTTCATAATTGAGAAATACAAAGTTAATGAACGCAGAATATACATTACAGGCTTAAGTATGGGTGGATTTGGATGTTTTAGTTATGTTGGAACATTTGGCGATGAATCTCATGTGGCCGCAGTAGTTCCAATTTGTGGCGGTGGAAATACAGGACAGGCAGAAAATTTCAAAAACATTCCTGTTTGGGCATTTCACGGCGAGAGTGATGCAACTGTTGCACCTTCCAAATCAAAAAGCATGATTGAAGCAATAAATAGCATCCATCCAACCGAAAAAGCCAAAATTACACTTTATCCTGATGTTGCGCATGACTCTTGGACCTACACCTACGAAGGAACAGGAATGGGAAAAGAGAATGCTGAATATGACGCATTTAATTCCAATATTTATGATTGGATGTTATCGCATGAGAAAAAAGTTACAATAAATGATTAGATAACTATTTGAGCAAAAAGAAAGCCATTATTCTGTTACTAGAATAATGGCCTTTTTGTTTTAAATCCAATTGTTGTTATCGAACTTATTATTCGGGCTTAAAGCGGATAATATCGTATGATTGGCGAAGATTTTCCGGCAAGTAAATTTGTGAAGTTGTAAAGTAAATATTTCCATCTTTATCTTCTGCAAATGAATCCGGCCAACGTACCAGATCATCTTGAACAACCTGAACAAGTTTACCATTGGCATCGATTTTATTGATAGAATTGTCTTCCAATCCACCTAACCAAAGGTTCCCTTTTTTATCAAACAGCATTCCATCGGTTGCCGGAATTGTCATTACTTTCTTTACTTCGATAGCAATTTGCTCATCTGAAAGTTGCTCGTTTACTAAAGTGGCAGTTGAGATTTTATACAAAGAATGACCTGATAGTGCACTATAGTACAGGTCTTTCCTGTCTGGGCTTAATGCAATTCCATCGGAATGCACACTATTTTTCCACTTGTGGCCATCACAAATTAAAGAGTCAACTTCATTCTCTGTTGAAGAATGATTGTCGAGCAATCTACGCGATTTTCCCGATTTCAAATCCAGCACAATGATAGCACCATTGCCCGAATCAGTCATGTAGGCAATTTCTTTACTGGTATCAATTCTAACATCATTAAAGTAAGAATTAGCAGTGAATACTCCTTTTGGGAATGCATATGCTTTCTCTTTTTGATTAGTTTTTAGATTGAATTGATACAAGATTGGACCGCTTTCCAAAACTCCTTTGAATTGAGGATTCTTTGTGTCTAAAATCCAAAGGCGATCTTTTTTATCAACGACTACCGATTGAATCGCAGTAAATGAATCTGGCTTGTCGCTGTCGTTCCAATTCGTGTTTGGGTAGGCAATCGCTTTGCCATCTATAATTTCAGCTACACTTACAGGTACCTTATCTGACCATTTTGGATAATTCACAAAAACTCGTCCTTCCTGACTTACTGCTACACCAGTCCATTGCAGCTCTGAGGAAGCAATTACATGAAGTTTGCTTTCTTTTACCTGCTTGGTATTTTGGCAGGCACCAAATGCGAAAAGAAGAACAATCAGTACTGTTTGGTTTATTTTTTTTGTCATATCTAAGTTTAAAGTTGATGATTAATACAAGTTAGTAAATCCTTACCTTTACCAATAAATTTATAGTTTTATATGGAAAATAATAGCTGCACTCCTAAGATAATCAACTACGATGGAAAGGAATATATTTGCTCTCTTGCATTTGCGCTTCGTTTAATTGGAGACAAATACAAGTCATTAATCCTTTTTCATTTAAAAGATGGCGAGATGCGGTCTGGTGAACTTCAGAAATCCATAGCTGGCCTATCAAATCGAATGTTCACTTTTTCGGTAAGAGCACTTGAGAACGATCTATTGGTGAGTCGGGAAGTGTATCCTGAAGTTCCACCTCATGTAGTTTATAAATTAACCGAGTCGGGCAAAGCAATAATCCCCATTATCCTTGAATTAGATGAATGGGGAAAAGCTTTTGCAAAGGATCATCACTTATACGCTCCTTGTGAATAATGCAATTCGTAGGAGTGAGAATATATTTCAAATACATTGCCAAAAGGATCTTCTACATAACACATGCGATAAGGTCTCTCTCCCGGATAGTATTCTCTGATTGGCATGCGTTGTTTTCCACCATGTTCAACAATTTTGGCAA contains:
- a CDS encoding SMP-30/gluconolactonase/LRE family protein, with the translated sequence MTKKINQTVLIVLLFAFGACQNTKQVKESKLHVIASSELQWTGVAVSQEGRVFVNYPKWSDKVPVSVAEIIDGKAIAYPNTNWNDSDKPDSFTAIQSVVVDKKDRLWILDTKNPQFKGVLESGPILYQFNLKTNQKEKAYAFPKGVFTANSYFNDVRIDTSKEIAYMTDSGNGAIIVLDLKSGKSRRLLDNHSSTENEVDSLICDGHKWKNSVHSDGIALSPDRKDLYYSALSGHSLYKISTATLVNEQLSDEQIAIEVKKVMTIPATDGMLFDKKGNLWLGGLEDNSINKIDANGKLVQVVQDDLVRWPDSFAEDKDGNIYFTTSQIYLPENLRQSYDIIRFKPE
- a CDS encoding group I truncated hemoglobin produces the protein MSETLYERLGGTEGITKIAGNVVDLHLVNPAIATRFENAKMDVAALKNGAATFFIAGTGGPVVYKGLDMLATHKGLNISDTEFLAVLSDMMKALDMNNIGQREKEEVIFVLYSMREEIVAV
- a CDS encoding voltage-gated chloride channel family protein produces the protein MRNNKFIKFIGSIEQIPSLYYLIKWLLICTFLGAIAGSISAFFLLSLEWVTDWRESHLWIIALLPVGGFIIGLSYHLYGNSVVKGNNLLLEEFHSPKKIIPFRMVPLVLFGTILTHLFGGSAGREGTAVQVGGAIADRFTKVFNFSKIDRKIVLIAGISAGFASVFGTPLAGGIFALEVLVLGRIRLDAIIPSFMAAILADYFCRIWGVSHSHYSISSVVEMSPENLLWSLLAGIIFGLVAMLFSKSTHFWSHLFAKYIKYPPFRPVIGGIVLAIAIYALGTTKYIGLGLPTIADSFTINLNSYDFLLKVLFTSFTLGAGFKGGEVTPLFYIGAALGNVLIWFIPLPMSLLTGMGFVAVFAGATNTPLACTVMGLELFGAEAGVFLAIACSTSYLFSGHSGVYSSQIIGSPKNTNYTKEKGLQLSEVTRKIFQK
- a CDS encoding formate/nitrite transporter family protein codes for the protein MQNFSETAAIFYSSDITWMDFMVKNLIPATLGNIVGGALFVGTAYWYAYDKK
- a CDS encoding winged helix-turn-helix transcriptional regulator, with amino-acid sequence MENNSCTPKIINYDGKEYICSLAFALRLIGDKYKSLILFHLKDGEMRSGELQKSIAGLSNRMFTFSVRALENDLLVSREVYPEVPPHVVYKLTESGKAIIPIILELDEWGKAFAKDHHLYAPCE
- the purT gene encoding formate-dependent phosphoribosylglycinamide formyltransferase, whose amino-acid sequence is MVKKILLLGSGELGKEFVIAAQRLGQNVVAVDSHEGAPAMQVADLFEVIDMLNGDALDKVVAKHKPDLIVPEIEAIRTERFYDYEKQGIQVVPSAKAANFTMDRRAIRDLAAKDLGIRTAKYLYAGSLEEMYTVVEEVGMPCVVKPLMSSSGKGQSIIKCEADIEKAWNIAGSKGRGDSGDVIVEAFVKFTSEITLLTVSQKNGPTLFCPPIGHIQERGDYQQSWQPAVISDADVKAAQDMARKVTQELGGAGLWGVEFFICEDGVVFSELSPRPHDTGMVTLAGTQNFSEFELHCRAVLGLPIPEITLERVGASAVILAHKEGTNPYFEGLEKAAIYPKSDLRLFGKPTSREYRRMGITLAYNSIGTDVFICVDQAKEMAALVTVKNK
- a CDS encoding carboxylesterase family protein, encoding MKNCVFISFCILISFCTSSCSSEDGLSKTDYYNLSNLPLDTGGIHSGHILAEANTPYGYYAYQPAGYDDDNDSMYPLLIFLHGSGETGNSFKHPEYLERILVNGPPEMIENGNWAPKYPMLVISPQCHDDGWQTDKIKRFVEFIIEKYKVNERRIYITGLSMGGFGCFSYVGTFGDESHVAAVVPICGGGNTGQAENFKNIPVWAFHGESDATVAPSKSKSMIEAINSIHPTEKAKITLYPDVAHDSWTYTYEGTGMGKENAEYDAFNSNIYDWMLSHEKKVTIND